One window of the Devosia sp. 2618 genome contains the following:
- a CDS encoding PRC-barrel domain-containing protein, whose translation MIRTLLATTAIAALMTSGAFAQEATPADPAAPVTTEAPVVEPMAPAVVPPAAPAAGTDVNTGAAQTTEVHTPWDISAGYIAVDTDNLGSHLMGQPVYSSSGEDAEEIGTISDIVFNAEGDITAVVIGVGGFLGIGEKSVAVDFQSLEFTRAADNTERWVVPTTADALTSAPEFVWREDEPVDATAPVDTMAPAPVAPAM comes from the coding sequence ATGATCCGCACCCTTCTGGCCACTACTGCTATTGCTGCCCTGATGACTTCGGGCGCATTTGCTCAGGAAGCCACGCCTGCCGATCCCGCAGCCCCCGTGACCACGGAAGCACCTGTGGTTGAACCAATGGCGCCTGCCGTTGTGCCACCAGCCGCTCCGGCAGCTGGCACTGACGTCAACACCGGCGCTGCGCAGACCACCGAAGTGCACACCCCTTGGGATATTTCGGCCGGCTACATTGCGGTCGATACCGACAATCTTGGTTCGCACCTGATGGGTCAGCCCGTCTATTCGAGCTCGGGTGAAGATGCCGAAGAAATCGGCACCATTTCCGACATCGTGTTCAACGCTGAAGGTGACATCACCGCAGTCGTGATCGGTGTTGGCGGCTTCCTCGGCATCGGCGAAAAGTCCGTTGCAGTGGACTTCCAGTCGCTTGAATTCACCCGCGCTGCTGACAATACCGAGCGCTGGGTTGTTCCAACCACCGCTGATGCGCTGACCTCGGCTCCAGAATTCGTCTGGCGCGAAGATGAGCCGGTCGATGCCACCGCACCAGTCGACACCATGGCACCGGCACCCGTTGCCCCAGCCATGTAA
- the fliN gene encoding flagellar motor switch protein FliN — protein MASPSKGDAPEAHIERTAADLEAVFDVPVRISVVLGRTKMPVSDLLRLDTGTVIELDRQVGEAVEIFINERLVARGEIVLVENKLGVTMTEIIKPQ, from the coding sequence ATGGCTTCCCCCAGCAAGGGCGACGCGCCCGAAGCCCATATCGAACGCACTGCCGCCGATCTTGAAGCCGTTTTCGACGTTCCCGTCCGCATTTCGGTGGTGCTTGGCCGCACCAAGATGCCGGTGAGCGATCTGCTGCGCCTCGATACCGGTACCGTCATCGAACTGGACCGCCAGGTTGGCGAAGCCGTCGAGATTTTCATCAATGAGCGCCTCGTGGCGCGCGGTGAAATCGTGCTGGTCGAAAACAAGCTCGGCGTCACCATGACCGAAATCATCAAACCACAGTAA
- a CDS encoding sigma-54 dependent transcriptional regulator, which yields MRLLIVGALEGQLSEATKMAMTGGAKVAHAPSVEIALAALRAGRGADLLLVDVAMDIIGLIAGLEAERIAIPVVACGVEANAAAAVNAIRAGAKEYIPLPPDAELIAAVIAAVARDSSEFLFRDPAMERVVKMADQIAGSDASILITGESGTGKEVIAKYVHARSKRANKPFISVNCAAIPEALLESELFGHEKGAFTGAIARRIGKFEEASGGTLLLDEISEMDVRLQSKLLRAIQERLIDRVGGGKPVPVDIRILATSNRNLNEAVREGTFREDLMFRLNVVNLKLPALRDRPGDIAVLSEHFVAKYAKANGLPPRELSAEACTALSKAPWPGNVRELENTLHRAVLLSSGDVIGPEAIVLPDGMGLTEAASTSSLSSQLAQTADAMSRALVGRTVADVERDLILDTLDHTLGNRTHAANILGISIRTLRNKLNQYADEGTNVPEPGERRSVA from the coding sequence ATGCGCTTGCTCATCGTCGGGGCCCTCGAAGGCCAGCTCAGCGAAGCCACCAAAATGGCCATGACCGGCGGCGCCAAGGTCGCCCATGCGCCATCGGTCGAGATCGCGCTGGCCGCGTTGCGCGCCGGGCGTGGCGCCGATCTGCTGCTGGTCGATGTGGCCATGGACATTATTGGCCTGATCGCCGGCCTTGAAGCCGAGCGCATCGCCATTCCAGTGGTGGCCTGCGGTGTCGAAGCCAATGCGGCTGCTGCCGTCAACGCCATCCGCGCCGGCGCCAAGGAATACATACCCCTGCCCCCCGATGCCGAGCTGATCGCCGCGGTGATCGCCGCCGTTGCGCGGGATTCCTCGGAGTTTCTGTTCCGCGACCCGGCCATGGAACGCGTCGTCAAGATGGCCGACCAGATCGCTGGCTCCGATGCCTCGATCCTGATCACCGGCGAAAGCGGCACCGGCAAGGAAGTCATTGCCAAATACGTGCATGCGCGGAGCAAGCGCGCCAACAAGCCGTTCATCTCGGTCAACTGCGCCGCCATCCCTGAAGCGCTGCTGGAATCCGAACTTTTCGGCCACGAGAAGGGCGCCTTTACCGGCGCCATCGCGCGCCGTATCGGCAAGTTCGAGGAAGCCTCGGGCGGCACGCTGCTGCTCGACGAAATCAGCGAAATGGACGTGCGTTTGCAGTCAAAACTGCTGCGCGCCATTCAGGAACGCCTGATCGACCGCGTCGGCGGCGGCAAGCCTGTGCCGGTCGACATACGTATTCTCGCGACCTCCAACCGCAACCTCAACGAGGCTGTGCGCGAAGGCACGTTCCGGGAAGACCTGATGTTCCGCCTCAATGTGGTGAACCTCAAGCTGCCCGCTCTGCGCGACCGTCCGGGCGACATCGCGGTGCTCTCCGAGCACTTCGTCGCCAAATATGCCAAGGCCAATGGCCTGCCGCCGCGTGAGCTATCCGCCGAAGCCTGCACGGCGCTGAGCAAGGCGCCATGGCCGGGCAATGTGCGCGAGCTGGAAAATACGCTGCACCGCGCCGTGCTGCTGTCGTCCGGCGACGTGATCGGCCCCGAAGCCATCGTTTTGCCAGACGGCATGGGGCTGACCGAAGCGGCGTCCACGAGTTCGCTGTCCTCGCAGCTGGCCCAGACCGCCGACGCCATGTCGCGCGCGCTGGTCGGCCGCACTGTGGCCGATGTCGAGCGCGACCTGATCCTTGATACCCTCGATCACACGCTGGGCAACCGCACCCATGCGGCCAATATCCTTGGCATTTCGATCCGCACGCTGCGCAACAAGCTCAACCAATATGCCGACGAGGGCACCAACGTGCCAGAACCCGGCGAACGCAGATCGGTCGCCTGA
- a CDS encoding putative zinc-binding peptidase → MKLFTCDHCGNTLYFENAVCERCGHQLGYLPQYNALVSLVEDGGLWSTPAFHDDAFVFCENTKHGACNWLLVAQPGADVYCVACRHNETIPDIVDPLNLHRWQVIERAKKRLFYSLLRLNLPLQTRNEDPLHGLSFRFLADMPIANGPVMTGHENGIITISLAEADDAEREARRTSMGEPYRTLLGHFRHEIGHHYWDLLVANRPALTGFRALFGDETADYTLALQNYYANGAPAGWYQSHISAYATAHPWEDFAETFAHYLHITDTVEMASAFGVRAHPETNDQSLDISVSFDPYTAASADVIVRNWVPLASMLNNLNRAMGHPDAYPFVLTPQVIEKLGYIHQLVHGQLN, encoded by the coding sequence ATGAAACTCTTCACCTGCGACCATTGCGGCAACACGCTCTACTTCGAGAACGCTGTTTGCGAAAGGTGTGGTCACCAGCTTGGCTATCTGCCCCAGTATAACGCGCTGGTTTCATTGGTCGAAGACGGTGGCCTCTGGTCCACCCCCGCCTTTCACGACGATGCTTTCGTATTCTGCGAAAACACCAAGCATGGCGCCTGCAACTGGCTGCTCGTGGCCCAACCCGGCGCGGACGTCTATTGCGTCGCCTGCCGCCACAACGAGACCATTCCCGACATTGTCGATCCGCTGAACCTGCACCGCTGGCAGGTGATCGAGCGCGCCAAAAAACGCCTGTTCTATTCGCTGCTGCGGCTCAACCTGCCGCTGCAAACCCGCAACGAAGATCCGCTGCACGGCCTGTCATTCCGTTTTCTCGCCGACATGCCCATCGCCAACGGCCCGGTGATGACCGGTCATGAGAACGGCATCATCACCATTTCGCTGGCCGAGGCCGATGACGCCGAACGCGAGGCCCGTCGCACCAGCATGGGCGAACCCTATCGCACGCTGCTTGGCCATTTCCGTCACGAGATCGGGCATCACTACTGGGACCTGCTGGTGGCCAACCGCCCGGCGCTGACGGGGTTCCGGGCGCTGTTTGGTGACGAGACCGCCGACTACACGCTGGCGCTGCAGAACTATTACGCCAATGGCGCGCCCGCCGGCTGGTACCAGAGCCATATCAGCGCTTATGCCACCGCTCATCCGTGGGAGGATTTCGCCGAAACCTTCGCGCATTACCTCCACATCACCGACACAGTGGAAATGGCCTCGGCCTTTGGGGTGCGGGCGCATCCAGAAACCAATGACCAGAGCCTTGATATCAGCGTCAGCTTTGATCCCTATACGGCCGCCAGTGCGGACGTGATCGTCAGGAACTGGGTGCCGCTGGCCTCGATGCTCAACAACCTCAACCGGGCGATGGGGCATCCCGATGCCTATCCATTCGTGCTGACGCCGCAGGTGATCGAAAAGCTGGGCTATATTCACCAGCTCGTACACGGCCAGCTCAACTAG
- the fliF gene encoding flagellar basal-body MS-ring/collar protein FliF: MDNFTQLINRIGLPRMAAMAVVAALMLGFFGFLILRAQTPNLAPLYTGLSLEDSSAIISELQTQNVPYELRGEGDTILVPRDQITTVRMALAGSGLPTRGQVGYEIFDQQSTLGATSFVQNLNNVRALEGELARTIGSLARIKSARVHLVLPERELFRRERSDPSASIVLSVRGALSGGEIRSIQHLVASAIEGLTPGRVSIVDDQGNLLASGTADDQQGALAGEAAERTLGFENRLRTRVEDMLANVVGAGRARVEVSAEIDFNRSTTTQETFDPDGQVVRSSQTRETENNSAGASGQVSVANELPGASQNAGANGPSEKGTSSEEITNYEISKTTQTAVTEAGAIKRLSVAVVVDGVYTTDQSGTSTYAPRSAEDIAQILTLVRSAVGYSQARGDSVEVVNMQFAERPELSIPGTDAAGGLLDFTRDDIMSGAEMAVTLLIALALVFFVMRPLLKKVLSPEAQPLALPPAAEVGHNGVLTASGIVVNDAQPDTEKDKTPAWVANARSMGETQLQTLKTVGTLVEENPKQAALIVRDWLSSAA; the protein is encoded by the coding sequence GTGGACAATTTTACCCAGCTGATCAACCGCATTGGACTGCCCCGCATGGCAGCCATGGCCGTTGTTGCGGCCCTAATGCTCGGTTTCTTCGGCTTTTTGATTCTCCGCGCGCAGACTCCCAATCTGGCGCCACTCTACACCGGACTGAGCCTCGAAGACTCATCGGCGATCATCAGCGAACTGCAAACGCAGAATGTCCCCTACGAATTGCGCGGCGAAGGCGACACGATTCTGGTCCCGCGCGACCAGATCACCACCGTGCGCATGGCGCTGGCCGGCTCCGGCCTGCCAACTCGTGGCCAGGTCGGCTACGAAATCTTTGACCAGCAGTCGACGCTGGGCGCCACCAGCTTCGTGCAGAACCTCAACAACGTTCGCGCGCTCGAAGGCGAACTGGCCCGCACCATCGGCTCGCTTGCCCGCATCAAGTCGGCCCGGGTGCATCTGGTCCTGCCCGAGCGCGAACTGTTTCGCCGTGAACGCTCCGACCCATCCGCCTCGATCGTTCTGTCGGTGCGCGGTGCGCTCTCGGGCGGCGAAATCCGCTCGATCCAGCATCTCGTTGCCTCCGCCATCGAAGGTCTGACCCCTGGCCGGGTTTCGATCGTCGATGACCAGGGTAATCTCTTGGCTTCGGGCACAGCGGACGATCAGCAGGGCGCACTGGCTGGCGAAGCGGCCGAACGCACACTCGGTTTTGAGAACCGCCTGCGCACGCGGGTCGAGGACATGCTTGCCAATGTCGTGGGCGCCGGTCGCGCCCGCGTCGAAGTTTCGGCCGAGATCGACTTCAATCGCTCGACCACCACGCAGGAAACCTTTGATCCCGATGGTCAGGTCGTTCGCTCCAGCCAGACCCGCGAGACTGAGAACAACAGCGCCGGTGCCAGTGGGCAGGTGAGCGTTGCCAATGAATTGCCCGGCGCGAGCCAGAATGCCGGCGCCAATGGCCCCAGCGAAAAGGGCACGTCGAGCGAAGAGATCACCAATTACGAAATCTCCAAGACCACTCAGACGGCAGTGACCGAAGCCGGCGCGATCAAGCGGCTGTCGGTGGCCGTGGTTGTCGATGGCGTTTACACGACCGACCAATCCGGCACATCAACCTATGCCCCGCGTTCGGCTGAAGACATTGCGCAGATCCTGACGCTGGTGCGCTCGGCCGTCGGCTATTCGCAGGCGCGCGGCGACAGCGTCGAAGTGGTCAACATGCAGTTTGCCGAGCGGCCTGAACTGTCCATTCCAGGCACAGATGCGGCTGGTGGTCTGCTCGATTTCACCCGCGACGACATCATGAGCGGCGCCGAAATGGCCGTGACCCTGCTGATCGCACTGGCTCTGGTGTTCTTCGTCATGCGCCCGCTGCTCAAGAAGGTGCTTTCGCCCGAAGCCCAGCCCCTCGCTCTGCCACCCGCTGCCGAAGTCGGCCACAATGGCGTTCTGACCGCTAGCGGCATCGTTGTGAACGACGCTCAGCCCGACACGGAAAAGGACAAGACACCTGCCTGGGTCGCCAACGCCCGCTCGATGGGCGAAACCCAACTCCAAACTCTCAAGACCGTCGGCACACTGGTCGAAGAAAACCCCAAGCAGGCCGCGCTGATCGTGCGCGACTGGTTGAGTAGTGCAGCGTAA
- the fliG gene encoding flagellar motor switch protein FliG codes for MALVSQSLDVPELGTPKQLILGGSSNQRVLTGDEKAAVLLLALGPDYGKPIFDELDEMEIKQLSRAMVTLGPITQGMLDDLMVEFVTTISSNGTLSGNTDSTERLLLSFLPAEKVDTIMEEIRGPAGRNMWEKLSNVQADVLAAYLKNEYPQTIAVVLSKIATDHASRVLAVLPEELAMDVVQRMLGLDQIQKEILEKIETTLRTEFMSTLNTSKRRDSHEQMAEIFNSFDRQTEARFITTLEEQNRDDAERIKALMFTFEDLSKLDSSAIQTVLTKMDKRELALALKGANDQVKEMFFNNMSARTAKLLKEDMETMGPVRLKDVDDAQGRMVSTAKDLAAKGEIMIMKSKADDQMVA; via the coding sequence ATGGCCCTTGTTTCCCAATCACTCGATGTTCCAGAGCTGGGCACCCCCAAGCAACTGATTTTGGGCGGCTCGTCGAACCAGCGGGTGCTGACCGGCGACGAAAAAGCGGCCGTGCTGCTGCTGGCGCTTGGCCCCGATTACGGCAAGCCGATCTTTGACGAACTCGACGAGATGGAAATCAAGCAGCTGAGCCGCGCCATGGTGACGCTCGGCCCGATCACCCAGGGCATGCTCGATGACCTGATGGTGGAATTTGTGACCACCATTTCGTCGAACGGCACGCTGTCGGGCAATACCGACTCCACCGAGCGCCTGTTGCTGAGCTTTTTGCCAGCCGAAAAGGTCGACACCATCATGGAAGAAATCCGCGGACCGGCCGGTCGCAACATGTGGGAGAAGCTCTCCAACGTGCAGGCCGACGTGCTCGCGGCCTATCTCAAGAACGAATATCCCCAAACCATCGCCGTGGTGCTCTCCAAGATCGCCACCGATCACGCCTCCAGGGTCCTGGCCGTCCTTCCGGAGGAGCTCGCAATGGACGTGGTTCAGCGCATGCTGGGCCTCGACCAGATCCAAAAGGAGATTCTCGAAAAGATCGAAACCACGCTGCGCACCGAATTCATGTCGACGCTCAACACGTCCAAGCGCCGCGATAGCCACGAACAGATGGCTGAGATCTTCAACAGCTTCGACCGTCAGACCGAAGCGCGCTTCATCACGACCCTTGAAGAACAAAACCGCGATGATGCCGAGCGCATCAAGGCGCTGATGTTCACCTTCGAGGATCTGTCCAAGCTCGATAGCTCTGCAATCCAGACCGTCTTGACCAAAATGGACAAGCGCGAACTGGCCTTGGCGCTCAAGGGTGCCAATGATCAGGTCAAGGAAATGTTCTTCAACAACATGTCGGCCCGCACCGCCAAGTTGCTCAAGGAGGACATGGAAACCATGGGCCCCGTACGCCTCAAGGACGTCGACGACGCCCAGGGTCGCATGGTGTCCACGGCCAAGGATCTCGCCGCAAAGGGCGAGATCATGATCATGAAGTCCAAAGCCGACGATCAGATGGTGGCGTAA
- the flhA gene encoding flagellar biosynthesis protein FlhA gives MTDLPGGRQHAPFKIPSAGSVFDILRSGDIALAAGVMGLIVILIVPMPPLLVDGLLAISIVFSVMILMTALFIQKPLEFSSFPTVLLIATMLRLGLNLATTRLILSEGHNGTASAGHVIEAFGNFVTRGNFVIGTVIFIILVIVNFIVITKGSGRIAEVAARFSLDAMPGKQMAIDADLSAGLIDEDTAKKRRAELEGESAFFGNMDGASKFVRGDAIAGLIITFINVAAGMLIGMMQEGLSFQEAGSVYTLLTIGDGLVSQIPALIVSTAAGILVSKSGVTGSADKALSAQFTGYPRALGMSSAVMGALAFLPGMPIIPFLGLAAAVGYVAWRSARTKDEAKADAAVKTALDAATANPGGNKAGNTEAPITDSLKIDELKLELGYGLLSLVKEDENGSDRLTEQIKALRRQLAIELGFVMPPVRILDNMQLEPNAYKVRIKEVEAGAGEIYANQLMVMDPYGNPIDLPGTHTTEPTFGLPATWIEPAMRDEAELRGLSIIDPSTVISTHLTEVLKANVADLLSYANVQSLLSGLPKDQQKLVEDIVPGLISVSGVQRVLQTLLNERISIRDLSTILEGIAEIAGPGRSVQVIAEHVRSRLARQLCAANLGPDGNLPLLTLGPQWERDFAEAMVGEGDHRHLAMAPSRLQQFIGAIQTAFERAAQQGELPVLITSPSIRPHVRSIIERFRPQTVVMSQNEVHPRIRLKTVGSI, from the coding sequence ATGACCGACCTGCCCGGCGGCCGCCAGCACGCTCCGTTCAAGATCCCGTCGGCTGGTTCCGTCTTCGACATCCTGCGCTCGGGCGATATCGCCCTGGCCGCAGGCGTCATGGGCCTCATCGTCATCCTCATCGTGCCCATGCCGCCTTTGCTGGTGGATGGGCTTCTGGCGATTTCCATCGTCTTTTCGGTGATGATCCTGATGACGGCTTTGTTCATTCAAAAGCCGCTCGAATTCTCGTCTTTCCCGACCGTTCTGCTGATCGCCACCATGCTGCGGCTGGGCCTGAACCTGGCCACCACCCGCCTGATTTTGAGCGAAGGCCATAACGGCACCGCCTCGGCCGGTCACGTCATCGAGGCCTTCGGCAACTTCGTGACTCGCGGCAATTTCGTCATCGGAACGGTGATTTTCATCATCCTGGTGATCGTCAACTTCATCGTCATCACCAAGGGTTCAGGCCGTATCGCCGAAGTCGCGGCACGCTTCAGCTTGGATGCCATGCCCGGCAAGCAGATGGCCATCGACGCCGACCTTTCGGCAGGCCTGATCGACGAAGACACCGCCAAAAAGCGTCGCGCCGAACTCGAAGGCGAAAGCGCCTTTTTCGGTAACATGGACGGTGCGTCCAAATTCGTGCGCGGCGACGCCATTGCCGGCCTGATCATCACCTTCATCAATGTTGCCGCCGGCATGTTGATCGGCATGATGCAGGAAGGCCTGAGCTTTCAGGAAGCCGGCAGCGTCTATACCCTGCTGACCATCGGCGATGGTCTGGTGTCCCAGATCCCGGCCCTGATCGTTTCGACCGCAGCCGGTATCCTCGTGTCGAAGTCCGGCGTGACCGGCTCTGCCGACAAGGCATTGTCCGCCCAGTTCACCGGCTACCCACGCGCCTTGGGCATGTCGTCGGCCGTGATGGGCGCCCTGGCCTTCCTGCCCGGCATGCCGATCATTCCATTCCTGGGCCTCGCCGCCGCTGTCGGCTATGTCGCCTGGCGCTCGGCGCGGACCAAGGACGAGGCCAAGGCGGATGCGGCAGTCAAGACGGCGCTCGACGCTGCCACCGCCAATCCCGGTGGCAACAAGGCTGGCAACACCGAAGCCCCGATCACCGACAGCCTCAAGATCGACGAACTCAAGCTCGAACTCGGCTATGGCCTGCTCAGCCTCGTCAAGGAAGACGAGAACGGTTCTGATCGCCTGACGGAACAGATCAAGGCGCTGCGTCGTCAGCTGGCGATCGAGCTGGGCTTCGTCATGCCTCCGGTGCGCATCCTCGACAATATGCAGCTTGAGCCCAACGCCTATAAGGTGCGGATCAAGGAAGTCGAAGCCGGTGCGGGCGAAATCTATGCCAACCAGCTGATGGTCATGGACCCCTATGGCAATCCGATCGACCTGCCGGGCACCCACACGACCGAGCCGACCTTCGGCCTGCCCGCGACATGGATCGAGCCTGCCATGCGCGACGAGGCCGAACTGCGCGGCCTGTCGATCATTGATCCATCGACGGTGATTTCGACCCACCTGACCGAAGTGCTCAAGGCCAATGTTGCGGACCTCCTCAGCTACGCCAATGTGCAGTCGCTGCTATCGGGCCTGCCCAAGGATCAGCAGAAGCTGGTCGAAGACATCGTGCCGGGCCTGATCTCGGTCTCGGGCGTGCAGCGCGTGCTGCAGACCCTGCTCAACGAACGCATCTCGATCCGTGACCTCTCGACCATTCTCGAAGGCATCGCCGAAATCGCCGGCCCCGGCCGTTCGGTGCAGGTCATTGCCGAGCATGTGCGGAGCCGCCTGGCCCGTCAGCTGTGCGCGGCCAATCTTGGTCCCGACGGCAACCTGCCGCTGCTGACACTGGGTCCACAGTGGGAACGCGACTTTGCTGAAGCCATGGTTGGCGAAGGCGATCATCGTCACCTAGCAATGGCACCGAGCCGGTTGCAGCAGTTCATCGGCGCCATCCAGACCGCTTTCGAACGGGCGGCGCAGCAGGGCGAACTGCCGGTGCTGATCACCTCGCCCTCGATCCGTCCGCATGTCCGCTCGATCATCGAGCGGTTCCGCCCGCAGACGGTGGTGATGAGCCAGAACGAAGTGCATCCCCGTATTCGCCTCAAGACGGTCGGCAGCATCTAG
- a CDS encoding GNAT family N-acetyltransferase codes for MQITVLIVPPFSTLCNAAFNLRREVFVWEQKVPEEEEHDSDDLTATHLVAIAEGEVVGTLRMLDKPEHIKIGRVAVRQAYRGNGIAKQMMIAAMDHARAKGRDRFYLTAQSDKLGFYERLGYVAFGPEFQDGGMPHYAMRTYEKDTAKLTS; via the coding sequence ATGCAAATCACCGTCCTGATCGTTCCGCCCTTTTCCACCCTCTGCAATGCCGCCTTCAATCTTCGCCGTGAGGTCTTTGTTTGGGAACAGAAGGTTCCCGAGGAAGAGGAGCACGACTCCGACGATCTGACAGCGACACATCTGGTCGCCATCGCCGAGGGCGAAGTAGTCGGCACGCTGCGCATGCTCGATAAGCCAGAGCATATCAAGATCGGCCGCGTCGCCGTTCGGCAGGCCTATCGCGGCAATGGTATTGCCAAGCAGATGATGATCGCGGCGATGGATCATGCCCGCGCCAAGGGGCGGGATCGCTTTTATCTCACCGCCCAATCGGACAAGCTCGGATTTTACGAACGGCTGGGCTATGTCGCCTTCGGTCCCGAGTTTCAGGATGGCGGCATGCCGCACTACGCCATGCGGACCTACGAAAAAGACACGGCGAAATTAACCAGTTAG